In the Mastacembelus armatus chromosome 17, fMasArm1.2, whole genome shotgun sequence genome, one interval contains:
- the LOC113134053 gene encoding myosin-7, whose product MGDAAMKEFGAAAPYLRKSDKERLEATTRPFDMKKECFVPDHDEEFVKASIVSREGDKVTVQTEKGKTVTVKDCDVHPQNPPKFDKIEDMAMFTFLHEPAVLFNLKERYAAWMIYTYSGLFCVTVNPYKWLPVYNQEVVIAYRGKKRSEAPPHIFSISDNAYQYMLTDRENQSILITGESGAGKTVNTKRVIQYFASIAAGGGKKDAGSEKKGTLEDQIIQANPALEAFGNAKTIRNDNSSRFGKFIRIHFAASGKLASADIETYLLEKSRVTFQLKAERDYHIFYQILSQKKPELLEMLLITNNPYDYAFISQGETTVASINDAEELMATDDAFDVLGFTQEEKNGIYKLTGAIMHHGNMKFKNKQREEQAEADGTEDADKVAYLMGLNSADLIKGLCHPRVKVGNEWVTKGQNVQQVYYAVGALSKAVYEKMFLWMVVRINQSLDTKQPRQYFIGVLDIAGFEIFEFNTFEQLCINFTNEKLQQFFNHHMFVLEQEEYKKEGIEWTFIDFGMDLQACIDLIEKPMGIMSILEEECMFPKATDTTFKAKLYDNHLGKSNNFQKPRIVKGKPEAHFALVHYAGTVDYNIINWLVKNKDPLNETVVGLYQKSNLKLLATLFANYAGADSADSGKGKGGTKKKGSSFQTVSALHRENLNKLMTNLRSTHPHFVRCIIPNETKTPGAMENPLVMHQLRCNGVLEGIRICRKGFPNRILYGDFKQRYRILNPAAIPEGQFIDSRKGAEKLLGSLDIDHNQYKFGHTKVFFKAGLLGQLEEMRDDRLSLIITGIQSRSRGLLARVEFQKIVERRDALLVIQWNIRAFMGVKNWPWMKLFFKIKPLLRSAEAEKEMANMKEEFLKLKEAYAKSEARRKELEEKMVTLLQEKNDLQLQVQAEQDNLADAEERCEGLIKNKIQMEAKAKELSERLEDEEEMNAELTAKKRKLEDECSELKKDIDDLELTLAKVEKEKHATENKVKNLVEEMAAQDEIIAKLTKEKKALQEAHQQTLDDLQSEEDKVNSLTKAKAKLEQQVDDLEGSLEQEKKIRMDLERAKRKLEGDLKLNQESLMDLENDKQQLEEHLKKKDFELNQLNSKIEDEQAIAAQLQKKLKELQARIEELEEELEAERAARAKVEKQRADLARELEEISERLEEAGGATAAQIEMNKKREAEFQKLRRDLEEATLQHEATAATLRKKQADSVADLGEQIDNLQRVKQKLEKEKSELRLELDDVLSNMEHIVKTKTNLEKTCRTLEDQMNEYKTKFEEAQRSISDFSMQKAKLQTENGELSRQLEEKDSLVSQLTRGKMSYTQQIEDLKRQLEEETKAKSALAHAVQSARHDCDLLREQYEEEQEAKAELQRSMSKANSEVAQWRTKYETDAIQRTEELEEAKKKLAQRLQDAEEAVEAVNAKCSSLEKTKHRLQNEIEDLMVDVERSNAAAAALDKKQRNFDKVLAEWKQKYEESQCELESSQKEARSLSTELFKLKNSYEESLEHLETMKRENKNLQEEIADLTEQLGEGGKSIHELEKLRKQLEQEKSEIQSALEEAEASLEHEEGKILRAQLEFNQVKADIERKLVEKDEEMEQSKRNLQRTVDTLQSSLEAETRSRNEALRLKKKMEGDLNEMEIQLSQANRQAAEAQKQLKAVHAHLKDCQIQLDESARANDDLKENIAIVERRNNLLQAELEELRAALEQTDRSRKLAEQELLDVSERVQLLHSQNTSLINQKKKLEADTSQLQTEVEDAIQECRNAEEKAKKAITDAAMMAEELKKEQDTSAHLERMKKNMEQTIKDLQHRLDEAEQIAMKGGKKQVQKLEARVKELENELETEQRKCSEAIKGIRKYERRIKELTYQTEEDRKNIVRLQDLVDKLQLKVKAYKRAAEEAEEQANTHLSKFRKLQHELDEAEERADIAESQVNKLRAKSRDVGSKKGLDEE is encoded by the exons acagagaaaatcagTCAATTCTCATCAC TGGAGAATCTGGGGCTGGGAAAACTGTCAACACCAAAAGAGTTATCCAGTACTTTGCCAGCATTGCAGCTGGAGGAGGGAAGAAAGATGCGGGCTCTGAGAAAAAG GGTACCCTGGAGGATCAAATCATCCAGGCTAATCCTGCTCTGGAGGCCTTTGGCAATGCCAAGACCATTAGGAATGACAACTCCTCCAGATTT GGTAAATTCATCCGAATCCACTTTGCTGCCAGTGGAAAGCTGGCTTCAGCTGATATCGAAACAT ATCTGCTGGAAAAGTCCCGTGTTACCTTTCAGCTCAAGGCTGAGAGAGACTACCACATCTTCTACCAAATTCTGTCTCAAAAGAAACCTGAGCTGCTTG AGATGCTGCTTATCACCAACAACCCATATGACTACGCCTTCATCTCCCAAGGAGAGACGACTGTAGCCTCCATCAATGATGCTGAAGAGTTGATGGCCACTGAT GATGCTTTTGATGTCCTGGGCTTcacacaagaagagaagaatGGCATTTACAAGCTGACTGGTGCCATCATGCACCACGGTAACATGAAGTTTAAGAACAAGCAGCGTGAAGAGCAGGCAGAGGCTGATGGCACTGAAG ATGCTGACAAAGTTGCATATCTGATGGGCCTGAACTCTGCAGACCTGATCAAAGGTCTTTGTCATCCAAGAGTCAAAGTAGGAAATGAGTGGGTCACCAAGGGACAAAATGTCCAGCAG GTGTACTATGCTGTTGGTGCACTGTCTAAGGCAGTGTATGAGAAGATGTTTCTGTGGATGGTCGTGAGGATCAACCAGTCCCTGGACACCAAGCAGCCCCGTCAGTACTTCATTGGTGTACTGGACATTGCTGGATTTGAGATATTCGAA TTCAACACCTTTGAGCAGCTGTGCATCAACTTCACCAATGAAAAACTGCAACAGTTCTTCAACCACCACATGTTTGTGCTGGAGCAGGAAGAGTACAAGAAAGAAGGCATTGAATGGACTTTCATAGACTTTGGTATGGATTTGCAGGCCTGTATCGACCTCATTGAAAAG CCCATGGGTATCATGTCTATCCTTGAAGAGGAGTGCATGTTCCCCAAAGCCACAGACACCACCTTTAAAGCTAAGCTCTATGACAACCATCTGGGCAAATCCAACAACTTCCAGAAGCCCAGAATTGTCAAAGGAAAACCAGAGGCTCATTTTGCCCTGGTTCACTATGCTGGAACTGTTGATTATAATATCATCAACTGGTTGGTGAAGAACAAAGATCCTCTGAATGAGACTGTTGTAGGACTCTACCAGAAGTCTAATCTCAAGCTGCTTGCTACACTCTTTGCAAATTATGCTGGGGCTGATTCAG CTGACAGTGGAAAAGGCAAAGGAGGAACCAAGAAGAAGGGTTCATCCTTCCAAACTGTGTCTGCCTTACACAGG GAGAACTTGAATAAGCTGATGACCAATTTGAGGTCTACTCACCCTCACTTTGTACGCTGCATCATCCCCAATGAGACCAAGACTCCTGGGGCAATGGAGAACCCTCTGGTGATGCACCAGCTGCGTTGTAATGGTGTGCTGGAAGGCATTAGGATCTGCAGGAAGGGCTTCCCCAACAGGATCCTCTACGGAGATTTCAAACAGAG ATATCGCATCCTGAATCCTGCTGCCATCCCTGAGGGTCAGTTCATTGACAGCAGGAAGGGAGCTGAGAAACTTCTTGGGTCTCTGGATATTGATCACAATCAGTACAAGTTTGGACACACTAAG GTGTTCTTCAAGGCTGGTCTTTTGGGGCAGCTGGAAGAGATGAGAGATGACCGCTTGTCACTCATCATCACTGGAATCCAGTCTAGATCTAGAGGTCTGCTAGCAAGAGTGGAATTCCAGAAGATTGTTGAAAGGAG AGATGCTTTGTTAGTGATCCAGTGGAACATCCGTGCCTTCATGGGGGTCAAGAATTGGCCCTGGATGAAGCTGTTCTTTAAAATCAAACCTCTGTTGAGATCTGCTGAGGCAGAAAAGGAGATGGCCAACATGAAGGAAGAATTCCTAAAGTTGAAAGAGGCTTATGCAAAATCAGAAGCTCGCAGAAAGGAACTAGAGGAGAAAATGGTGACTCTTCTCCAAGAGAAGAATGACCTGCAGCTTCAAGTTCAAGCT GAGCAAGATAACCTTGCTGATGCTGAAGAACGATGTGAGGGGctgatcaaaaacaaaattcagaTGGAGGCAAAAGCTAAAGAGCTATCTGAAAGACtagaggatgaggaagagatGAATGCTGAACTGACGGCTAAGAAACGAAAATTAGAGGATGAGTGCTCTGAGTTGAAAAAAGACATTGATGACTTAGAGTTAACTCTGGCTAAAGTGGAGAAAGAGAAGCATGCTACTGAGAACAAG GTGAAAAACCTAGTTGAGGAGATGGCAGCACAGGATGAAATCATTGCCAAGTTGACCAAGGAGAAGAAAGCCTTACAGGAAGCTCATCAGCAGACACTGGATGACCTGCAGAGTGAAGAAGACAAAGTCAACAGTCTGACCAAGGCCAAAGCTAAGCTGGAGCAGCAAGTGGATGAT CTTGAAGGTTCTCTTGAACAAGAGAAGAAGATACGAATGGATCTTGAGAGAGCAAAGAGGAAGCTGGAGGGAGACTTAAAATTGAACCAGGAAAGCCTAATGGACCTGGAGAATGACAAGCAACAACTTGAAGAGCATCTGAAAAA AAAAGACTTTGAACTCAATCAACTCAATAGCAAAATAGAGGATGAGCAGGCAATTGCTGCTCAGCTACAAAAGAAACTGAAAGAGCTCCAG GCCCGTAttgaagagctggaggaagagctggaggcagAGCGAGCTGCCAGAGCCAAGGTAGAGAAGCAGAGAGCAGATTTGGCCAGGGAGCTGGAGGAGATCAGTGAGAGGTTGGAGGAGGCTGGTGGAGCAACTGCAGCCCAGATTGAGATGAACAAGAAAAGGGAGGCTGAGTTCCAGAAACTGCGCAGAGACCTTGAAGAGGCCACTCTGCAGCATGAAGCCACCGCTGCCACACTCAGGAAGAAGCAAGCTGACAGTGTGGCTGACCTGGGAGAGCAGATTGACAACTTGCAGAGAGTCAAGCAGAaactggagaaggagaagagtgAGCTCAGGCTGGAGCTGGATGATGTGCTCTCTAATATGGAACATATTGTAAAGACAAAG ACAAATCTGGAAAAGACATGCAGGACTCTGGAAGatcaaatgaatgaatacaaaACCAAGTTTGAAGAAGCTCAACGCAGCATCAGTGACTTCAGCATGCAAAAAGCAAAGCTTCAAACAGAGAATG GTGAGCTCTCAAGACAGCTGGAAGAGAAGGATTCCTTGGTGTCTCAGCTGACACGAGGAAAAATGTCTTACACACAACAAATTGAAGACCTGAAGAGACAACTGGAGGAGGAGACCAAG GCTAAGAGTGCCCTTGCCCATGCAGTGCAGTCTGCTCGTCATGACTGTGACCTGCTCCGAGAGCAGtatgaggaggagcaggaggccaAGGCTGAACTGCAGCGCAGCATGTCCAAGGCCAACTCTGAGGTGGCTCAGTGGAGAACTAAGTACGAAACTGATGCCATCCAAAGGactgaggagctggaggaggccaA GAAAAAGTTGGCTCAGCGCCTGCAGGACGCTGAAGAGGCCGTTGAAGCAGTGAATGCCAAATGCTCCTCTCTGGAGAAGACCAAACACAGACTGCAGAATGAGATTGAAGATCTCATGGTGGATGTGGAGAGGtctaatgctgctgctgctgctctggacaaaaagcaaagaaactTTGACAAG GTCTTGGCAGAATGGAAGCAGAAGTATGAAGAGTCTCAGTGTGAGCTGGAGAGCTCCCAGAAGGAAGCCAGGTCTCTGAGCACTGAGCTCTTCAAACTGAAGAACTCCTATGAAGAATCTCTTGAACACCTGGAGACCATGAAGAGAGAGAATAAGAACTTACAGG AGGAGATTGCAGACCTCACTGAGCAACTTGGTGAGGGTGGAAAAAGCATCCACGAACTGGAGAAATTACGCAAACAACTTGAACAGGAAAAGAGTGAGATTCAGTCTGCTCTTGAGGAAGCTGAG GCCTCCCTGGAGCATGAGGAAGGGAAGATTCTCAGAGCTCAGTTAGAGTTTAATCAAGTTAAAGCTGACATTGAACGCAAACTAGTTGAGAAAgatgaggagatggagcagagcAAGAGGAACCTGCAGAGGACAGTGGATACCCTGCAGAGCTCTCTTGAAGCTGAGACTCGCAGCAGGAATGAGGCCCTTCGtctgaagaagaagatggagggagaCCTCAATGAGATGGAGATCCAGCTCAGCCAGGCCAACAGGCAGGCAGCTGAGGCCCAGAAACAACTTAAGGCTGTTCATGCACATCTAAAA GACTGCCAAATTCAGCTGGACGAGTCTGCTCGGGCCAATGATGATCTTAAAGAGAACATTGCTATTGTTGAGAGGCGCAACAACCTGCTTCAGGCTGAACTGGAGGAGCTGAGGGCTGCTCTGGAACAAACTGATAGAAGTCGCAAACTTGCTGAGCAAGAGTTGCTGGATGTTAGTGAGAGGGTGCAGCTGTTGCACTCACAG AACACTAGTCTAATAAACCAAAAGAAGAAGCTGGAGGCTGATACATCCCAGCTTCAGACAGAAGTAGAAGATGCAATACAGGAGTGCAGGAATGCTGAAGAAAAGGCCAAGAAGGCCATTACTGATGCTGCCATGATGGCAGAGGAGCTGAAGAAAGAGCAGGACACCAGCGCTCACCTGGAGcgtatgaagaaaaacatggagCAAACCATTAAAGACCTCCAGCACCGTCTGGATGAAGCTGAACAGATCGCCATGAAGGGAGGCAAGAAGCAGGTGCAGAAGCTCGAGGCACGG GTGAAAGAGCTTGAGAATGAGCTGGAAACGGAGCAGAGGAAGTGTAGTGAAGCTATAAAGGGAATCCGTAAATATGAAAGACGGATCAAGGAGCTCACTTACCAG ACGGAGGAGGACCGCAAGAATATTGTGCGTTTGCAGGATCTGGTcgacaaactgcagctgaaagTCAAGGCCTACAAGAGAGCTGCAGAGGAGGCT GAAGAGCAGGCCAATACTCATTTGAGCAAGTTCCGTAAGCTGCAGCATGAGTTGGATGAGGCTGAAGAGCGAGCTGACATCGCTGAGTCTCAGGTCAACAAGCTGCGTGCCAAGAGCCGTGATGTGGGCTCAAAG AAAGGGCTAGATGAGGAGTAA